The Leptospira mtsangambouensis sequence TGGTTCAATTAGTAATGTTGCATTGAGTTTGCTAATCGGTAAAAAATTATGCGCTTCAAAATAAAAAGCTCTACCTAAAAAATAACCTAATAACGAAAAAAATCCTAGCATAACAATGATTGGCAACTTAGGAATTAAAAAAGAACCAATACTTAACGAATATAAAAAGAAAAACACACATAACAAAAACAATCGCAAATAAGCATACTCGAGGCCAAGAATCTCGGGAATGTATTTTTTGATCATATAGCTTTGGATAGCAAATAAAAATGCGCTAATCAAAATACAAAACGCAGATAAAAGATTAATCTGACCTTCTAAAGTGGAAATTAAATAAATTCCAACCATCGCCAGTACAATGCCAAATACTTCGCGATCTTTAAAACGTTCTCCTAAAAACACAACACCCAAAATCACATTGTATAAAACCGTTGTTTTGATGAGGATTGCCGCGGGACCAAGATCGGTTTGTTTGAGTGCATAATAATACAAAACAATTCCCATCGCATTGGAAAAGGTACCAAGGAGTAAAACCAAACCGTCTCTTTGGATTGTGAGGATTACTTTTTTTCTTCGTTTAGAAGAACTCAGAAAAAATGGTGTGACCGCTAAAAAAGCAAATCCAACTCCAAATAAAGCTGCCATTTCCGGAGCCAAATTGTATCTACGAAAAAGTTCTTTAAAACCAATTACTTCGAAAGCAAAGAATACTCCCGTTAGGAAGACAAAAAAATATCCCTTTTTTTCGTTACCAGTCAATGGGTTCTTTTCCTTGTGAATGTAAATACTCGTTTGTTTTGGAAAAATGTTTGTTTCCTAAAAATCCTCTGTAGGCAGAGAGAGGAGAAGGATGCGCCGATTTTAAAATCAAATGTTTGTTTGGTGGGATTAAAATTTCTTTTTTCTGCGCGAAGGATCCCCATAATAAAAATACAATATTGGATTTTTTCTCAGCAAGGATTTTGATCGCAGCATCCGTAAATTCTTCCCAACCTTTATTTTGGTGAGAACCTGCCTTGTCTTTTTGTACAGTCAGAGTGGCATTCAGAAGAAGAACACCTTGGTTTGCCCAATGAGTTAAGTTTCCTGATTTAGGAATGGGTTTTTGCAAATCATCCGCGATTTCTTTAAAGATATTTTGTAAGGATGGTGGGAAGGGAACTCCGTCATTGACGGAAAAACAAAGTCCATGTGCTTGCCCAGGGCCATGGTAAGGATCTTGGCCAAGGATCACCACTTTGACTTTGTCAAAAGGACAAGAATCAAATGCATTGAAGATTAATTTTGCCGGAGGAAATACAGTAGAAGATTTATATTGATCTCTTACCCACTCGCGTAAGTTGGAAAAATAAGGTTTTTCAAATTCATCTCTCAGGACTTCTTTCCATCCCGACTCAATTTGTACGTCTTTCATTTTTTCCCTCCGAATGAAAGTATAATACTCGTAAGTCGATTCCTCCATGAGTGACATGAATCGTTTTTTTTGAAAAACTTCGAAGTTCCCTCATACAATCACTCCATTTTTCTTCCGTAGGACAAAGGATAAAACCAATGAGTTTGGGATGATTTTTTGTGAGTTTTAAAAGTTCTTCTAAACGTTTTCCAATCTTGGAATAAAGTTTTTCTTCGGGTCCAGTTCTTTCGTGTTTGCGGAGTCCGTAAGGCGGGTTCAAAGGCAAAAAGTAATGAGAAAATTCTGAACTTCCCTCCGGTAAAACAGGAAAGGTTCTTAAAAAATCAGAAATACTATGATCCCAATCTGAAATTTGGATTATTTTTCTCCAACGCCTGAACTCTTCTGACCAATAACTCTCTAAAGCTGGGTCTGTATCTTGGATGACAATGGGAGTGGATTCAAAAGCTTTTGTTGATAGTTGTTCTTTTTGTTTCCTTTTGAAATGTTCGAAAGATTTTTCGGGAAACAAATTGAGTTTAAAAAATATAAAATCCCTTGGTAAAGAAAGAAGAGAAATGTTTTCTTCCTGTAACGCCCATTCGGTGGCAAAAGTCAATGTGCCTGCAAACGGAATATACAAAGCATCAATTTCTTTTTTAGAAACTAGAAAGATTTCAAAACATTGTTGGATTAGAATCTGGCTTAAGTCTTCTGGGATAGGAGCACTGGTTGGAAAATTGGCTTTGATTCCTCTTTTGTATCCTGGTTCTCCAAGTACAGAAAGAGATACAGTAATTTCATCTTCAAAATAACTGATATGTAAATTTTCTTTAATTTCATAAAACTTTGTATTTGAATCAGAAAACAATGGTTTAGCGATTGTAACAGCTTCTGTTAGGATTCTATCCCATTCTTCTTCCCTAACCTCCGAAGACTTGTCCCAGTCTTTGGTGCGTCCAATGACTAGTCGAACATCTCTTAAAAAAAGACCATTAAACAGGAGATAGGCGATTTGATGAGAGTTTGTGTTTTCTAGTTTTATTTTTTCAGAAAAAACGCGTATGTTGGGTTCAGGTTGGTTGGGTAAGGGAACAGAATTTAAGATCTCTTTTATTTTTTCACCCACCCAAGAGGCAGTTCCAGGAGAAAAATACACCTCCCAACTTAGGGCAGTTCCGTTTTGTGGTTTGCGGATTCTAAATTTCCAATTCATCTTTTCCTTGCTCTGGACCTTTCGTTCGAAACATTGTCTTCTATATGTCCAGGATCTTCACTCCGGAACTCTTTTTGGTGATTGCCGCCATTCTTTGGGGTGGAACCTTTGTGGTCATCAAACTTGCACTGGATTCGGTGCCTCCCTTCTTATTTTTAGCGGTTCGATTTTGGCTCGCTGGAATCATTACATTGTTTCTTTACCGAAAGACTTTATTCTCCAAGGAAAACCGTCGGTGGGACTACATTCTACCGGCTTTTTTTGTGGCATGTTCGGCTCTTTTGGGTTATGCCTTCCAAACCATCGGCCTTGTTTATACCACTGCCACGCAGTCTGGATTTATGACAGGAGCTTATGTTGTATTTGTTCCTTTGCTTCAAATTGCCATTGAACGTCGTCTGCCATCAGGACGAACTTGGGTTGCGGTTTTAATTGTAGTGATAGGGCTTTTTATGATTTCACAAAATGGGAAATCTTATGATGAAATTCTTGGGTCTATGGAATTTGGATTTGGTGATGGACTCACTCTCATTGGTGCTTTTTTCTTTGCGACTTATATTATACTCATTGATATTTTTAGTAAAAAAATTCCGACACAAATCCTTGTATCTTTTGAAATCCTTTTGATTGCGATTGTATCCACTACTTTGTTTCCAGTGGAATCAGTTTTTCTAAAACAAAAAATATCGGTTCAGTTTGATATGAAATTTTGGATTGGAATATTTTACACATCCGTTTTTGCTACGATTTTTACAACCCAGATCCAAGCTAGATACCAGAAGGCAGTTCCCCCAGCGAGGGCAGGTTTACTCTATAGTTTGGAGCCTGTATTTTCCTTCTTTCTCGCTTATTTAGTATTAGGTGAAAGGCTAGGTACTGTCGGAGCTATCGGTTCAGGCCTTACTCTTTTTGGAATTGTATTTTCTGAATTAGGAAAGTGGAACCAAAGAGAAGAATAACGAACCATAACGTGTTTTCGCTATGGTTCGTTTTGTTTAATCAAATGATTTGGTGTTCTTTGAGTGCGTGATAAAGAATTCCAATTGTTACTTTGAGAATGGACAAAACTGGAATTGCAAGTAACATCCCAAAGATCCCGAAAAAGTTTCCCCCAACTGCAATGCCAATGAGTATCGCAAGAGGATGGAGAGAAACCGCATTGGCAATGACTACCGGTTGTACGATTGCGTTGTCTACTAGTTGAGCAACCACCACAACAGAAGCAATGGATCCAATCGATGGAGACATCTCAGGGAAAAGAATGGAAAATAAAATGGGTGGAACAGCTCCCACAAGAGGCCCTAAGTAAGGAATGGAATTGGCAACACCCAAAAACACTCCAAAGAGAATAAAAAACTTAACTCCAACAATATAAAAACCAATCGAAGCAACGATTGCCATAATTCCGCATTGGATGACTAAACTTTTTAAGTAACTAGTAATCTGTTGGTTCATTCGATAAAAAACCATTAGAAACATTTCAAAAAAACGATTGGGGATAAAACTAATCACTGTTTTATAAATTAGGTTTGCATCCAATAATAAAAAGAAACTGATAATGGGGATGATGATCATCCAACTAATGAACGTGGGAATCATCACAACAAGACTACGTAAAAATTCTTCTAAGTTGGAAGTAGCCATTTTTGCAACTTCTTCTGGGTGAATGATCTTTTTCCATAACTCAGGGTTTTGTGAGACTACTGGAAGTTTATTAAAATCTAATAATTGAAAATTGGGATCATCCATTTTGACAGACCATTCGGAGACAATGGGTTGTGCCTTTTCAAAAAGATTTGGCAGATAAAATGCCAAAAACCAATAAGCACCGGCGATTAAAAACGTGAATATAACTATAATTGTAATCGCTCTGTGAACTCCTCTCGATTCGAAGTAGTCTACGATACCATGAAAGATGTAAAAATGGATTCCTGAAATCAAAAGTGGAATCGCTAAGAACTTTACTCCAACAACTCCAATTAATATGGTAAGTGCAATCAGGCCAAAAAACGCAGTCCGTAAAATAAAAGAGGATATATTAAATTCTTTTAGATTCATTTTGTTTTATTTTTTTTGCTTTTGAAGTAAGCTGCTTCTAGTGTATCGTTTGTTTTGCGGAGTCTGTCAGCAATGATCGATGCAAAACTTAATAGCAGATCGTTTCCTACCCTTGGTTTCGTTTCTAATAGTGTTTTTAGTTCAGGTTGAAAAAAACCAAGTAGGATAGAATCAACAAGTGCCACGGCAGTTGCAGATCTTGGAAAATCTTGGAATAGTGCGAGTTCCCCAAAAAAAGCACCTTTTTCAAGTTCGGCGAGCTTTAGAGTAACTCCTTCTCTTTCTGAAAAAATTTCCACCTTTCCTTGTAAGATGAGATACACTCCTGTTCCTGCTTGGCCTTGGTAAAAAATAGTTTCACCTGCATAATACTTGCGTTTGTGGATGAGCCTTGCAACTTCTCGTAATGTCCGACGAGACATTCCTTCAAAGATAGCTGTTTCACGTAAAAAATGTGAAATCTCCGTAATCGGGTTTTCATCGCGTTTGAGAATGGATTTCCAAAGGGGAAGTTGCATAGGGCCTCTTCTGTATAAATCGGATAGACGGGGTCAAGAATTGATAAAACTTGATCCGTATGGGCCAAGCTTTTTACGTTGCGGGGACAGGGACAGATGTCGGAAAAACTTTTTTCTCCTGCCTTTTTATGGCAAAATACGCAGAAACATATGGTTTTCGCTATTGGAAGCCCATCCAAACTGGTGCGGTTAGTGCTGGTGATACAGAATTGGTGCAGAAAACCACAAGTCTACCGGATTCCTATTTTCTAAAACCTGTGTACGAATTCCAAACACCCGCAAGTCCACATTATGCCTCCAAACAGGAAGGAAAAATATTAGATCCCAAGTTCCTTCTCGCGGCACTTGCCAAAGAAAGAAAAACCAATACCCTTGTCGAAGGGGCAGGTGGGGTTTTTGTTCCTTGGACCGATGACTACTTAACCATCAAAGGAATTGGAGAAAGTAACCTTCCAGTTGTGGTGATTGGATCCACTGAACTTGGCACTATCAATCATACCTTACTTACTTTGGATGCACTTACCAGTCGCTTTGTTGCGGTTCTTGGATTTTATTTAGTGGGCCCAGAAAATTCCTTACAAACCGATAACGCAGAAACTATACAGAGGTTAGGTGGTGCACCTTGTTTAGGCATTACCAATTTTCCGGAACAAAAGTTATCACCGGTTGATTTTATTTCTTTTGCAAACAAAGAGTTTGATGCCAATCGGAATGTCATTGATACCTTACTCAATCCAGACGATGAAATATAATCCACTCCAAACTCATACATGGGTTCCTTTAACCATCCAAGAAGAAGGGGAATCTTTAATCGATATTGTAAAAGCTGAAGGGGAGTTCGTGACTGATTCCGAAGGGAACCAGTGGATTGATGCTATAGCCAGTTGGTGGACAATGATATTTGGTCATCGTCATCCTAAGTTAGTATCCGCACTTAAAACACAAATCGATGAACTAGATCATGTGATGCTTGCAGGTCATATCCATCCTGCGGCTGAAGCATTATCCAAATCTTTATTGGAACTAACTCATTTTGACTTTCACAAAGTGTTTTATTCAGATAACGGATCAAATGCGATAGAAATTGCTTTGAAACTTACAATCCAATACTATCAAAACCATCCAGATTTGAAATCAAGATCAGAGTTTCTCGTCTTTTCCAATTCCTATCATGGCGATAGCATTGGAGCCATGAATGTTTCAGGAAAAAATTATTTTAACCGAATTTTTTCTGAACTTAGATTCCCTACAAAAGAATTTCCTGCTCCCAATTGTATGAATTGCCCTTGGGGAAAAAATGTAAATAGTTGTGCGACGGAATGTTTAAACGATTTAGAACTTAGTATCAAACAAAACGAATATGCAGGAATTGTCATTGAACCATTGGTATTTGGCGCCAATGGAATGTTATTTTATGATAAAAAAGTATTAATCAAACTAAGACAACTGGCAACACAAACCAATACTATTCTTATTTTTGATGAAGTATTTACAGGAATGGGAAGGCTTGGGGAGTTTTTTGCTTACCAAGTGGCAGGAGTCAAACCAGACCTTTTGGTGATGGCAAAAGGACTAACAGGAGGAATGTTACCTCTTGGTGCCACCTTAGTTTCTGAATTCATTTATCAACAATTTTTATCAAAAGATCCTTACCATGCATTTTTTCATGCACATACTATGACTGGGAATCCGATAGCGTGTAGCGTTGGTTATGCGTCAGTCAAACTTTTACAAGAAGATGGTAGGGGCCTTGTCAAAAAACTCGAAAGTTCTTTGCAAAAACGAATAGAACCATTCCAAAAAAAATTAGGAAAACGAATCCAAAACGTTCGAGTGTTTGGTGGGATCTTTGCTTTTGAATACAAAGAAACCATAGCAGAGGATGAATATCTAAATCCCATCGGAAAAAAGATCCGTGAAAAAATGAGAGAATTTCGAGTTCTTTTGCGGCCTCTTGGTCGAACCATCTATATCACTCCTCCCTATACCATTTCAGAGAAATCCCTGGATCATATTTTTTTAGCGATGGAAGAGACCCTCCTTAGTTTTACTGATTCAGATTGAGACTAAATATACGAAGAGATTTTCTTCGTTTACACAGGTTGGCGTCGCAAAGAACCTGTTCCCATGATTGCAGAAGTTCAAGAAAAAACTGTTTCCTCCGCACCTTCCTTAATTACGGAAGCGGAAGCCCTAGAAATCCTAGAAGGAAAAGCCCCTTTGCTTTCGGTTGTCGCTCGTGCCACAGAAGAAAGAAATCGTTATTATACCAATCGTGTTCGCATTCATATATTAGATAATATCAAAAATGGTTATTGCCCTGAAGACTGCGGATACTGCGCACAAAGAAAGGGTGGAGATTCAGGAATCCAAGAATATTCACTTAAGTCTCCTGAAGAAATTTGGGAAGATGCCAAACGTGCCAAAGACAATGGTGCTTACCGATTTTGTATGGTGACTTCGGGACGTGGCCCCACTGACAATGCAGTGGATCGATTGGCAGAGACCATCTCCAAAATCAACGGCGAACTTGGGATGAAGGTTTGTTTGTCTGCGGGAATTTTGGACGCAAAAAAAGCTAGGACTTTAAAAGACGCAGGCCTTGACCGTTACAATCATAATCTCAATACATCTGAATCTAAATACAATGAAATCTGTTCTACACATACCTTCAAAGACCGACTAACAACACTTGAGGCGGCAAGAGAAGCGGATATCGGACTTTGTTCTGGGATCATTGTGGGAATGGGAGAAGAACTAAAAGACCTAGTCCAAGTTGCCTTTGAATTAAAACGACTTGGCGTGATATCTATCCCTGTTAACTTCTTTATTCCTATCAAAGGACATGCCATCCAGAAGTCGTCACTCACTCCTGAATTTTGTATTCGTGTATTGTCTATGTTTCGATTGGTCAATCCAGATTCAGAGATTCGAATTGGTGCCGGAAGAGAAGGTCATTTAGGTTCTTTACAATCAATGGCTCTTTTTGTAGCCAATTCATTGTTTGCTGAAGGATACTTAAACGTAAAAGGCAGTGAGATGGCCCAAACGATGAACTTGATTCGCGATTGTTCTATGGTTCCGGAATTTACAGAAGGAGTTCCAGAAGGATGGGATGAGTACGAGTCACAGTTCCTTTACGACGAGAAAAATTTTCCAGAACTCTATAAACATAAAAAGTAGTTTGCCTTTTTTACTTTTGGCGGTAGTATGCTCCTACTTTACCGCCTCTAGTGAGAAACATGCGAAAACCTTCTTTACCATTTCGAAAACAGATGAGTTATGCGATCGGCCAATTGGGTTGGTCCACTCTCATCAATATCATTGGTCTCCACCAAGTTTATTTTTATCTTCCACCCGCACCAAAACCAGGACAGGAATGTTTCCCTGACCTCATAGAAAAAATGGCCTTCTGGGGACTGTCCACCATTGGTGTTGTGGCAGCTCTTGGTCGTTTGTGGGATGCTTTTACTGATCCCATCATTGCCAATTCCTCGGACCGGTTTAGTTCTCGATTTGGACGTCGGATTCCCTTTCTATTTCTCGGAGGAGTGCCTGCAGCCGTCTTTTGTTGGCTGATTTTTGTTCCCCCACACAACTTTATCTCTTCCACCAACTTGGTTTGGATGACCGGTTGTATGCTTTTGTTTTATCTATTTTTAACAGTGTATGTCACTCCTTTCTTTGCTCTCATTCCAGAGCTTGGGCATACGCCGGAAGAGAGGTTGAATCTCTCTACATATATTTCAGTGACCTATGCATTGGGGATCATTGTGGCTTCAACAGAACCAATGATCGCAGGTGCTTTAAAATCCTCTTTTGTTTTTGATGGGGATAGTGCACTTCAAACCTTGGTGTCTCGTCAGTATGCTTTGGGAATCCTTTGTACGTTTGCGGCGATCTGTATGTATTTTCCCGTATTTTCGATTCATGAAAAAACCTATTGTGAATCGGAAGCCTCCAGTGTTCCTTTTAAAGATGCCATCCTCCTTACATTCAAAAATAAGAATTTTCTATACTTCGCTTTGTCGGATCTCTGTTATTTTTTAGCACTGACCATTCTTACCACAGGGATATCTTATTATGTAACAGTCCTTCTGGAACTGGAACGTGAATTTGTCACACAACTACTCACTGTGATGTTACTGGTTTCATTTGCTTTTTATCCTGTGGTCAACTGGATCGCAAGAAGGATCGGAAAGAAAAAAACAGTTCTATTTGGATTCTATATCTTTCTTTTACTCTTTCTTTCGATTTATTTTGTTGGGAAAGATTCTTTGCCATTACCACCGCATATTCAAGGTTATTTGATCGTTGCCATTGCAGCAGTTCCCATAGCAATTCTTGGGATCCTACCGAATGCCATCCTTGCTGATATTGCTGAACTTGATTCATTAAAAACAGGTTCGAAACGAGAGGGACTCTTTTATGCGGGAAGAACTTTTATGCAAAAGTTGGGTCAAACTTTGGCGGTTCTTATTTTTAGTAGTGTAATTCTTTTGGGACTTGATCGCGAAACAAAGAAAAATGTTTCACCAAATGTAACGGGGATCCTTGCACCGTCTGTAGCGGATCCAAAATCAGAATTGAAAAAAAATCCAGAAGTTGAGGCAAAAATAAGTATGGAATCTACCATTTGTAAAGTCGAAGAAGTAGACGCGGGAGGGGAGCTGGGTGTTCGTTTGACAGGTCCTCTTGCCTCTGCATTCTGTCTACTCGCCATCTTTCTCTTTGGAAAATACAAAGAAGATGAAACTTTAGAAGAGATTGCAAAGATACGTGGTAATTAAATCCTGGTTTTTGGAGCTATTCAGATGAGATATCGCATTGAGACAACCAAGTTAAAGAACGGGTATATCGAAGCCAAACTCATCGAGACAACCACAAATAACCCGATTGAATTTCGGATTTGTGACACGGAAGAATATGCGCAGGCCCAAATCAAAGATTGGCAAAAGCGCTTCCGAATGAATGAACCGCAAGAACAGGACTAAATTCTTCCTCCGATGGGGCATGGCTTTTGCCCTTGTTTTGAGTGTTACTGACTGTAAATCATCCTCAAAACGTGATTATTTCGATACCAATTTCCAATGTTTTGCTGAGCCTGGTTGGCGTGACAATTCCAAATTTAAAGAGTATATTGAGGTGGCATGGATCCCCATGCGGCTGTTATACGCACAAGAAAATTTAAAAGTCAAAAAAACTGATATTGTTTTTGCAGGTGATAGTTTGGTGCATTTGTTTTTGCCAGACTTAATGGCCAAAGAATTTCCCGGCCAGTCTGTCACCAATCGTGGGATTGGTGGTGATATGACAGAAACACTTCTTTCTCGAATCGAAGAAGATGTTCTTGTACTCCATCCAGAAACCATCGTCATCGAAATTGGTGGGAATGATTTTCGGGAAGGAAAGTGCCTTAGTTTGGTGCAAAACAATCTGCTCTCCATCATCCAGAAAATTCACACACAAAACAGAAATACAAAGATTATTCTCATTGCTGTTCCTCCCACAAGAGTGAAAGAACTCAACCAAATTGTCCCGGTATTTAATTTGTTTTTAAATCAAGTGGCTCGGACAACAAAAAATGTCGAATATGTCGAAGTTTGGGACATGATGAGAAATTCAGACCTTCCAACATTGAGAGAAGAGTTTTTCCGACCGAATGGGGACATTCTTCATTTTAATGAAAAAGGATATGAACTCTGGGGTAAAAAACTAAGACCTTATTTAAAAAAGTAAAAATGAATTCACTACTTCTAATTTCTCGTTCCTCTATTTCTGATTCCATTCTTTCGAAAACCTTTTCCGATCCTTCCGACGCATCGACAGACAAAACTTTTGCGATCTCGAATTCTCAAATATTCCGTGCGGAACGTTTTGGATTGCACTGTGTTCGCATAGTACATAGTAAATCTCTGAACCGCGACCAAGTATTAACGATTCGAAAAAATTTAGAAAAATACCAAATTGATTTTTTATCTCTTGGTTCTTTGTTACCAAATCATAAAGAGTCTCTTTTTGTTTTTGATATGGATTCCACAGTCATCAAAGAAGAGGTCATTGATGAGCTTGCAAGAAAACACGGAGTGTATGAAGCCGTTGCCACTGTCACCAAACAAGCGATGGAAGGTGGAATGGGATTTGACGAAGCACTTCGTTTACGAGTGAAACACCTTGCGGGACTTTCCAAAGAAAGTTTTCGGGAAGTGTATGATCTTTTGACACTAAACGATGGAATGGAAAAAGTGTTTCAATTTGTTCCAGCACATGGATCAAAACTTGGAATCCTCAGTGGTGGTTTTACTCCCGTATTAAAACTATTTTCGGAAAAGTATCCTGTGGATTTTTATAGAGCCAATGGATTGGAAGAAGTAAGCGGAAGTTTTACCGGTGAAATTTTTGGTGAGATCATCAACCGAGAAAAAAAAGAAATCTATCTAAAACAGTATGCAAAAGACCTTTCGATTCCTTTAGAACAAGTGGTTGCCGTAGGAGATGGGGCAAACGATGCTTTGATGCTAAATGCTGCAGCGATCGGCATTGGTATTCACGCCAAACAAGGATTAAAAGACCAAATTACCAATTGGATCGATTTTACCGATCTATCGGCCTTAGTTTTTCTCTTTGAGAATTCTTTTTAATTCATCTAGAATAGACAACGCTTCCATCGGTGGAATTTGATTGGGATCGATTTGTTTTAATCTTTTTAAAACCTTTTCCTCGTTTGGCGACATGTTAGAAGTATTGTTGTCCATTAGACCAGCAAACAAACTTGGTTCTTCGTTTTTGATTTTAATCTCTCGTTTTTTGGATTCAAGTCCCGAAAGAATTTCTTTGGCACGATCGGAAACGGTTTCGGGAATCCCTGCAAGTTTTGCTACATAGATTCCAAAGGATTGTTTTGATTTCCCTCGTTTGACTTTTTTAAGAAAAAGGATCTCTCCTTCTTTTTCAAAGGTATCCAAATACAAATTAAAGATTCCATTCCCTTTTTCCAGTTCTGTTAATTCATGGTAGTGGGTCGCAAAAATGGTTTTTGGTTTGGGAAACTTAGCAGATAAAAATTCTAAAATGGCCCAAGCAATTGATAACCCATCATAGGTGGATGTTCCACGACCTACTTCATCAAATAGAATTAGACTATTTTCGGAAAATTGGTTTAGGATGGTGGCTGTTTCTTTCATCTCTACAAAAAAAGTAGATTCACCTTTCGTTAAGTTGTCACCAGAACCAATCCGAGTGAAAATTCGATCTACCACGGCAAGAGATGCTTTTTTTGCGGGAACATAAGATCCCATTTGGAATAGGATTTGGTTGATGGCAATTTGGCGCATAAAGGTAGATTTACCGGCCATATTGGGTCCGGTTAACACGGCAATGGCGTTGTCACTTGGATTGAGTTCTAGGCTATTTGGTACAAAACGTTCGCCAATCGGTAAAAAAGTTTCTACAACAGGATGGCGAGATTCGGAATAGTTCAAAATTCCATCGTTACGAATTTCGGGCCTAATCCATTGGTATTCTTCTTTGGTTTCTGTGAGAGAAAGATGATAATCCAAAGAAGCCACTTCTGTGGAAAGAGTTAAAAATTCTTCATAAAGTGAAATACAGTGTGCGACTAATTCTTCGAATTTTTCTTTTTCAATCCTTTCGATGATTTCATCTGCTTGGAGGATGGCTCGTTCTAGTTCTTCTAATTCGGGAGAAGTGAACCTTTCTCCTGTAACTAGTGTTTGTTTTTTTAAAAAATGTTTGGGAACTTCTTTTGCTTGGGCTTTGGAGATTTCAATAAAGTAACCAAGGATTTTGTTGTAACGAATCTTTAAAGAGGAAATGTTTGAAGCTTTTTTTTCCTTCTCTTCCAATTCCAAAATCCAATCTTTTCCTTTTTCGCGAGCAAGAATGGCATCATCATATTCTTTGTTGAATCCAGATTTTAAAAATGGAGAGTTGCCGAGAAATACTGGAAGTTCGCCATCATAAAGGGTATCCATAAACAGTTTTGATAAAACATTTAGTTCTTTAGGTAATTTGGAAAAATCATAACCAATTCCATCCAAAATGGATTTGATATTTGCTGTGGATTCTAAACTTTTTTCAATCCCACGAAAATCGCGAGGTAATGCTTTCCCCACTCGAAACCTTGTGAGAACTCGCTCTAAATCGATCAAATCACCTAACAAATCTTTTATTTTTTGCCTTTCTTTTTTGTTGGCAGAAAGAATATCAATTTTGTCCCAATGTGCTTTGATTTTGTTTTCATCTCGCGTGGGGAATAGAATTCTTTGTTTGAGATATCTTTTTCCAGTAGCTGTGATACAACGATTGAGAACCCCAAACAAAGTATGGTTTTTATCATTTGGATTTTCAACGAGTTCTAAATGGGAAACGGTTTGTTCATCCAGAACCAAATATTCATTTTCATCGATTCGTCTAGGAGATTTAAAAACAAAGTTTTGTTTGCGATAGTTATACTGAA is a genomic window containing:
- a CDS encoding AI-2E family transporter; this translates as MNLKEFNISSFILRTAFFGLIALTILIGVVGVKFLAIPLLISGIHFYIFHGIVDYFESRGVHRAITIIVIFTFLIAGAYWFLAFYLPNLFEKAQPIVSEWSVKMDDPNFQLLDFNKLPVVSQNPELWKKIIHPEEVAKMATSNLEEFLRSLVVMIPTFISWMIIIPIISFFLLLDANLIYKTVISFIPNRFFEMFLMVFYRMNQQITSYLKSLVIQCGIMAIVASIGFYIVGVKFFILFGVFLGVANSIPYLGPLVGAVPPILFSILFPEMSPSIGSIASVVVVAQLVDNAIVQPVVIANAVSLHPLAILIGIAVGGNFFGIFGMLLAIPVLSILKVTIGILYHALKEHQII
- the ung gene encoding uracil-DNA glycosylase, which encodes MKDVQIESGWKEVLRDEFEKPYFSNLREWVRDQYKSSTVFPPAKLIFNAFDSCPFDKVKVVILGQDPYHGPGQAHGLCFSVNDGVPFPPSLQNIFKEIADDLQKPIPKSGNLTHWANQGVLLLNATLTVQKDKAGSHQNKGWEEFTDAAIKILAEKKSNIVFLLWGSFAQKKEILIPPNKHLILKSAHPSPLSAYRGFLGNKHFSKTNEYLHSQGKEPIDW
- the bioA gene encoding adenosylmethionine--8-amino-7-oxononanoate transaminase: MKYNPLQTHTWVPLTIQEEGESLIDIVKAEGEFVTDSEGNQWIDAIASWWTMIFGHRHPKLVSALKTQIDELDHVMLAGHIHPAAEALSKSLLELTHFDFHKVFYSDNGSNAIEIALKLTIQYYQNHPDLKSRSEFLVFSNSYHGDSIGAMNVSGKNYFNRIFSELRFPTKEFPAPNCMNCPWGKNVNSCATECLNDLELSIKQNEYAGIVIEPLVFGANGMLFYDKKVLIKLRQLATQTNTILIFDEVFTGMGRLGEFFAYQVAGVKPDLLVMAKGLTGGMLPLGATLVSEFIYQQFLSKDPYHAFFHAHTMTGNPIACSVGYASVKLLQEDGRGLVKKLESSLQKRIEPFQKKLGKRIQNVRVFGGIFAFEYKETIAEDEYLNPIGKKIREKMREFRVLLRPLGRTIYITPPYTISEKSLDHIFLAMEETLLSFTDSD
- the bioD gene encoding dethiobiotin synthase, coding for MGQAFYVAGTGTDVGKTFFSCLFMAKYAETYGFRYWKPIQTGAVSAGDTELVQKTTSLPDSYFLKPVYEFQTPASPHYASKQEGKILDPKFLLAALAKERKTNTLVEGAGGVFVPWTDDYLTIKGIGESNLPVVVIGSTELGTINHTLLTLDALTSRFVAVLGFYLVGPENSLQTDNAETIQRLGGAPCLGITNFPEQKLSPVDFISFANKEFDANRNVIDTLLNPDDEI
- a CDS encoding cyclic nucleotide-binding domain-containing protein — protein: MQLPLWKSILKRDENPITEISHFLRETAIFEGMSRRTLREVARLIHKRKYYAGETIFYQGQAGTGVYLILQGKVEIFSEREGVTLKLAELEKGAFFGELALFQDFPRSATAVALVDSILLGFFQPELKTLLETKPRVGNDLLLSFASIIADRLRKTNDTLEAAYFKSKKNKTK
- a CDS encoding DMT family transporter, yielding MSRIFTPELFLVIAAILWGGTFVVIKLALDSVPPFLFLAVRFWLAGIITLFLYRKTLFSKENRRWDYILPAFFVACSALLGYAFQTIGLVYTTATQSGFMTGAYVVFVPLLQIAIERRLPSGRTWVAVLIVVIGLFMISQNGKSYDEILGSMEFGFGDGLTLIGAFFFATYIILIDIFSKKIPTQILVSFEILLIAIVSTTLFPVESVFLKQKISVQFDMKFWIGIFYTSVFATIFTTQIQARYQKAVPPARAGLLYSLEPVFSFFLAYLVLGERLGTVGAIGSGLTLFGIVFSELGKWNQREE
- a CDS encoding DMT family transporter yields the protein MTGNEKKGYFFVFLTGVFFAFEVIGFKELFRRYNLAPEMAALFGVGFAFLAVTPFFLSSSKRRKKVILTIQRDGLVLLLGTFSNAMGIVLYYYALKQTDLGPAAILIKTTVLYNVILGVVFLGERFKDREVFGIVLAMVGIYLISTLEGQINLLSAFCILISAFLFAIQSYMIKKYIPEILGLEYAYLRLFLLCVFFFLYSLSIGSFLIPKLPIIVMLGFFSLLGYFLGRAFYFEAHNFLPISKLNATLLIEPIFLMFVGIFFMNEPLDLQKLVGGGVILLGLYLIVFHKRKGKP